Proteins encoded within one genomic window of Trichoderma asperellum chromosome 2, complete sequence:
- a CDS encoding uncharacterized protein (EggNog:ENOG41~SECRETED:SignalP(1-21)), with protein MAARSLLVAVCLLALPLLSWAHTVIVYPGWRGDNLVTNATFPYGMQWMYPCGGVPLTTNRTFWPTTGGPISFQPGWFVGHATAMLQVNLGMGTDGPDGGPLEMSHQIVPKFGIIGPSNNPFPGTICLDQVSVPTDIGVKAGVNATIQIVMSAQHGAALFSCVDITFAEPGDKRIPLHNRTNCFNSSDIGFSDIHLATISKGVDLGDIGELKM; from the exons ATGGCTGCGAGAAGTTTGCTGGTGGCTGTATGCCTCTTGGCTCTGCCACTTCTTTCGTGGGCGCATACCGTCATTGTCTATCCCGGCTGGCGAGGCGACAATCTGGTGACGAACGCGACCTTCCCATACGGCATGCAGTGGATGTATCCTT GTGGTGGAGTCCCTCTGACAACAAACCGCACCTTCTGGCCCACGACAGGAGGCCCCATCTCATTCCAGCCCGGCTGGTTCGTGGGCCATGCGACGGCGATGCTGCAGGTCAACCTGGGAATGGGCACCGACGGCCCCGATGGCGGACCGCTAGAGATGTCCCACCAGATTGTGCCAAAGTTTGGCATTATTGGCCCGAGCAACAACCCCTTCCCGGGCACCATCTGTTTGGATCAGGTCTCGGTGCCGACGGACATCGGCGTCAAGGCGGGAGTCAATGCGACGATCCAGATTGTCATGTCGGCACAGCACGGCGCCGCGCTGTTCTCG TGCGTCGACATTACGTTTGCCGAGCCGGGTGACAAACGGATCCCGCTTCACAACAGAACCAACTGCTTCAACTCTTCCGACATTGGGTTTTCTGACATCCATCTCGCTACCATCTCCAAGGGCGTCGATCTTGGCGACATTGGCGAGCTGAAGATGTGA
- a CDS encoding uncharacterized protein (EggNog:ENOG41~CAZy:GH18), whose product MRTSTLAAATVAATGAMAKPRYLMYFDSWDTTNLPDHSVTAGVTHVSTAFAGSTVFNSGTWYQPFMPLDQIRALFDDGVKVCMSIGGWGDTSGFSAGAQNNQTRQTYAQNVATAIKTLGYDCVDIDWEFPGGNGQDYIQNPNSQKVWEIDAFPLFLQAIKDAVGQDIELSIAAPGRVEDMIAYTAENVAKINDIVDYVNVMTYDLMMRRMNTTTHHSGVSNSNDSISTYIERGLSPSKINLGFAFYAKWFETAAGFNCTTPVGCPTAELEAPDGSDTGKSGAITFEPANMSGDFQHAVQNGIADEDLGGQWYWDSQKGVFWTWDTAEFVARKFTDIVVPKQLGGVMAWALAQDSLDWSHFKAMQAGVKALQ is encoded by the exons ATGCGTACCTCTACCCTCGCAGCAGCTACTGTCGCCGCCACTGGGGCGATGGCAAAGCCTCGCTATCTCATGTATTTTGACTC ATGGGACACGACAAATCTGCCTGATCACTCTGTAACCGCAGGTGTCACCCACGTCAGCACCGCTTTTGCCGGTTCGACCGTGTTCAACTCCGGCACTTGGTATCAGCCTTTTATGCCGTTGGACCAGATTCGAGCTCTTTTCGACGACGGGGTCAAGGTCTGCATGTCCATTGGCGGATGGGGGGACACATCTGGCTTCAGCGCAGGGGCACAGAATAACCAGACACGCCAAACTTATGCCCAGAATGTCGCTACTGCAATCAAGACACTGGGCTATGATTGCGTTG ATATTGATTGGGAGTTCCCTGGTGGAAATGGCCAGGACTACATTCAGAACCCCAATTCGCAGAAGGTTTGGGAGATTGAtgctttccctctcttccttcaGGCAATCAAAGATGCCGTGGGGCAAGATATCGAACTCTCCATTGCTGCGCCGGGGCGAGTCGAGGACATGATTGCTTACACAGCCGAGAATGTGGCCAAGATTAACGATATTGTGGACTACGTCAAC GTCATGACGTACGATCTCATGATGCGCCGAATGAACACAACTACCCACCACTCTGGCGTCTCCAACTCTAACGATTCCATCAGCACCTACATCGAGCGCGGCCTCTCTCCCAGCAAGATCAACCTCGGCTTTGCCTTTTACGCCAAATGGTTTGAAACTGCTGCGGGCTTCAACTGCACAACCCCCGTTGGCTGCCCAACAGCAGAGCTCGAGGCCCCCGACGGCAGCGACACGGGCAAATCCGGCGCCATCACGTTCGAGCCGGCCAACATGAGCGGCGATTTCCAGCACGCGGTGCAGAACGGCATCGCAGACGAGGATCTGGGTGGGCAGTGGTACTGGGATTCCCAGAAGGGGGTCTTCTGGACCTGGGACACGGCTGAGTTTGTCGCTCGCAAGTTTACGGATATTGTTGTGCCCAAGCAGCTGGGAGGCGTGATGGCGTGGGCTCTGGCGCAGGACAGCCTCGACTGGAGCCATTTCAAGGCGATGCAGGCTGGTGTTAAAGCTCTGCAGTAG